The Ralstonia pickettii DTP0602 genome segment ACGATCTGCAAACAGCGCTCGCCGCCACGCTGCGCTACTGCCCGGTGCTGGCCACCGAGCCAGAGGGACGGCTCGCGGCCATTGTGGACTTCACGTTCAACCTTGGGGCTGGACGCCTACAGACGTCGACGCTGAGGCGACGGATCAATCAGCGGGATTGGACCGCTGCAGGACAGGAACTGCGGCGCTGGGTCTATGGTGGCAGGAAGGTGATGCCGGGACTCGTCGCCCGCCGAGAAAGCGAAAGTATTCTTCTCCTGAAGTAACGTGAGTCAATCAGCCAAGACTGGTTACACATAGAGCACTGATCATCCCGAATTCAGATGCCCGGCTGCAGCTCAATCCGCACCTCGCGAGCCTTCCCCTCTCGCTCAACAGATAAAACGACAATGTCGCCCACCCGACGATCATCCAGTTGCGCCAAGAGGCCAGCAACACCGTCAATGGACTTCCCGTCAACAGCGGTGATAAGGTCGCCGGGCACCATCCCTTCCTGAGTAGCGCGTATCCCGACCAGCCCGGCTCGCTGCGCTGCCGAACCGGGCTGTACCAACAGGACAAACACGCCACGGCGGCCGGTGACCATCTGCAAGCGCGCATTGAGTTGCTCGTCCACTTCAATACCCAAAGCCGGGCGTACGTACTTGCCGGTCTTGATCAGCTGCGGCACCACCCGCATGACGGTGTCCACCGGCACAGCGAAGCCAATGCCAGCCGACGCGCCGGACGGACTGTAGATGGCGGTGTTGATGCCAATGAGACGCCCGGCGGAATCGAGCAGCGGCCCGCCGGAGTTGCCGGGGTTGATGGCGGCATCGGTCTGGATCAGATGCTCGATGGCAGGGCCGCCGGCATCACCGGGCAGGGAACGATCGAGTGCTGAAGTGATGCCCGTGGTTAGGGTCCAGTCCAGGCCAAAGGGGTTGCCAATGGCGAAGACCTTTTGCCCCACCTTGAGGTCGGCGCTGGTGCCAACCGGTACGGCCGGCGGACGCTTGAAGCCAACGCCGATCTTGAGCACTGCGATGTCGTGAGCCGGACTTGCGCCGACCAGGGCGGCCTGATAGTCGCGACCATCGGCGAGTTTCACCGTCGCTTGTGAAGCGCCCTGGATGACATGAAAGTTGGTGACAACGTGTCCCGCGTCATCCCAAATGAATCCGGAGCCGGTTCCGCGCGGTACGGAGAAGACGTTACGGGTCCAGACATCCCGAACCAGTTGGGCCGTGGAGATGTACACCACCGAATCGCGTGATTTCTCGAAGAGTTCGATGGTCGAACGTTCATCGGCAGCGAGATCTCCGCGAGGGGTGACCGTTCTCTCGGTGGCCTGTCGGGGGCTGAACCACGCCTCGATCGCCGGCAGGAACTGCCACAACAGCATGAGCGCTGCGATACAGGCGGTGATGACCAGCCAGCGCCGGAGAAAATGGTCTGGTGCGAGGCGGCCGTAAGGGTCGTGGTAAGCCATGGGATGTCTCCTAGTTCGAATCAGCGCCAGAGGCCGCCGGGATACCAGCGCGGTGAGCGCATCGCCTTGACGGATTCCGGAACGGAGTAGATGGAATCAGG includes the following:
- a CDS encoding 2-alkenal reductase, encoding MAYHDPYGRLAPDHFLRRWLVITACIAALMLLWQFLPAIEAWFSPRQATERTVTPRGDLAADERSTIELFEKSRDSVVYISTAQLVRDVWTRNVFSVPRGTGSGFIWDDAGHVVTNFHVIQGASQATVKLADGRDYQAALVGASPAHDIAVLKIGVGFKRPPAVPVGTSADLKVGQKVFAIGNPFGLDWTLTTGITSALDRSLPGDAGGPAIEHLIQTDAAINPGNSGGPLLDSAGRLIGINTAIYSPSGASAGIGFAVPVDTVMRVVPQLIKTGKYVRPALGIEVDEQLNARLQMVTGRRGVFVLLVQPGSAAQRAGLVGIRATQEGMVPGDLITAVDGKSIDGVAGLLAQLDDRRVGDIVVLSVEREGKAREVRIELQPGI